A region of Cheilinus undulatus linkage group 10, ASM1832078v1, whole genome shotgun sequence DNA encodes the following proteins:
- the atox1 gene encoding copper transport protein ATOX1: MTKHEFEVAMTCEGCSGAVTRILNKVDGVKFEIDLPKKLVWIESDRDVEFLTKTLEKCGKEVKYNGTK; this comes from the exons ATGACG AAGCACGAGTTTGAGGTCGCCATGACGTGTGAGGGATGCTCCGGAGCTGTGACCAGAATCCTCAACAAGGTGGATG gTGTGAAGTTCGAGATCGATCTTCCCAAGAAACTGGTTTGGATCGAGTCCGACAGAGATGTGGAATTTCTGACAAAGACACTGGAGAAATGTGGGAAGGAGGTCAAGTACAACGGCACTAAATGA